A segment of the Vibrio parahaemolyticus genome:
TCTATACAATTATTATCAGTACACGAGGTAAAGCCGCTAGATAACCTCGCCTAGCTTACGGATACAACTGTATGGTTCTTGGCATCGGGAACAAGCAAAGAGCTAAGATTTGTAAAATGGTTTTAGCGTTTCTTTGATGTTGTTTCGAATACGCTTGTGGTGCAGGTTGTTTTTTTCTCTTTTGTGATAAATGAAATGGTAGGTGACAAGGTTTGACTCAATGGGCAAGTCAATCACTTGTAAGTCTAGTTGTTCCTTCCATTTCATTGCAAAAGACTGGGGGATTATCGCGATATTGTCACTCTCAATCACGTTTAACACAACGCCAGAAAGAGAAGATGCCACGGTTTCGACTTGTACGTTATTTAGGTATTGGTTGTGATTGGTCGTTTGATTCACAGCCCATTCATCAGTCAGCACGCAGTGTTTCTCTTTAAAAAACTGCTTGGTATTGATTTGTCCATTTATTCTCGGATGTGTTTTGCGGCATACGACGACATTTGGCTCTTCGTGAATCACCTCATTGACCAGTGTAGAATCATCAGACTTGATTGAATCAATGACTAACGCAATTTTCTGCTGATAAAGCAGTTCCAGTAACAGGTTTTTTGTCGCGACAGCTTCGTGAACAGAAACGTTGTTAATCGACGATAAACTACCCGAAAATACCTCTGAGCAGTAAACCTTAAATTGAGGCGAAATGGACAATGCATTCTCTACCATACACAGTGCTTGCCTTAGTTTGGGGAGCAAGTTCTGCCCTCTAGAAGTCAGAGAAATTGAACGTCCTACCTTGGTGAAGAGTTGGTATTCAATTAGTGCTTCCAAGCGCCTAATGGAAGCGCTTACTGCTGGTTGCGTCACGCCAAGGTGCTCAGCCGCTTTGGTGTATGATTGATATTCTGCAGCAATTAAAAATGTTTGGATTAAGTTTAAATCCAGTTTTTTATTAGTCATTAAAGTTATGGTCTGTTGTTATTTTAATATTGATTGCTTAATCAATATACCTCTAAAACAAAGATCAATTAACTTCGTTGATGTTATACAGAATATATCAAATATTAATATCTCACCGATAAATGAAACGTTACCATTGAGGAGAATCGAAAGGCTTTAAAAAACAACTAATTATCGTTAATGGATGAAAGTGTGCTTTCAATTATTGGAATCAGCCATTTATAAATAGGACTATTGCGATGGCGATAGTGCATGTATAGGTAAATATCTTGAGACTCGCCTTTGAAGGAGGCTTTTAGTTGTGGAGAGAGTGACAAACTTTTGAGTCCGGAAAGATGCTTTCTTGAAAGAAACGCAGATGTGGGGAATAGAGCATCTGTCTCCGAAATCACTTCTAATAGAGACAATATGGAACTGGACCTAAAAGCGGTTTCGGTTTCAATGTTTTCACGCTCTGCTCAGCACTCAATAAGCGTTCTGTTCTCATTCCAATCTGGGACGATGGCAGTGACAATTGG
Coding sequences within it:
- a CDS encoding LysR family transcriptional regulator, translated to MTNKKLDLNLIQTFLIAAEYQSYTKAAEHLGVTQPAVSASIRRLEALIEYQLFTKVGRSISLTSRGQNLLPKLRQALCMVENALSISPQFKVYCSEVFSGSLSSINNVSVHEAVATKNLLLELLYQQKIALVIDSIKSDDSTLVNEVIHEEPNVVVCRKTHPRINGQINTKQFFKEKHCVLTDEWAVNQTTNHNQYLNNVQVETVASSLSGVVLNVIESDNIAIIPQSFAMKWKEQLDLQVIDLPIESNLVTYHFIYHKREKNNLHHKRIRNNIKETLKPFYKS